The Brassica napus cultivar Da-Ae chromosome C1, Da-Ae, whole genome shotgun sequence DNA segment AATGtaatatcttaaaatgtaagGTCATAAATCTTATCAACAGAATTCGCTATTTATATGTTGGATTGTGGTATCCAAACGACAAATCCAATCACTCTAAAAGTTTTCTGAGTGAGGGAGGAAAGAATTGAAGGAGTGAAAGTGAAATAATTATCTTTTGAAAAGGGAGATGCTGTAATTCTAATCATAAGTAAAGGGCCGAATCTGTAATTTATAAAACGTTTAGgctttgtattttgtttttttttgttcaacctGGCTTTGTATTTATTTGTACTGGTAACAAAATTCGAATTTAACGCAATGAAACCGTCACAACCGTTAAGCAACCGAATCATTGATCAGCTCGCCGCCGCCATGATCCAGAACCGTCCATTCGACGCCGTCCTCGCCTCTTCAACAGTGGCAAGTCCATGGACTCATCAGCTCGTCTCCAATATCCTCCGCTCCATCCCCAGATTCTTCTTCATGTCCCCACGTTCCATCGGCCGGCAAAAGGGTTTCCGTCACCGGTCGCCGTTAAAACAGAGAAACCTCCGTGAAGAATCAGCACGACGCCGTCTTGAAGTCCTAGTTCTAGGTCCCGGCGCGTATATAGATCCGAAGAAAGTATCTCTCGGTTTGCACAAAGCAACGGAGTTCTTCTTTTGGATCGAGACACACTTCGGTTTCGAACATAACGAGATCACTTGCAGAGAAATGGCATGCTTGTTCGCCAAAGGAAACGACTTCAAAGGTCTCTGGGACTTTCTCCGGCAAGTCTCGCGACGTGAGAACGGAGGAAGCGTGGTGACCACATCGTCTATAacgtgtttgatgaaatgcctagGAGAAGAAGGTTTTGTGAAAGAGGCATTGGCTACGTTTTACAGGATGAAAGAGTATCACTGCAAACCCGATGTTTACGCTTACAATACAATCATCAACGCTCTTTGCGGAGTAGGGAACTTCAAGAAAGCTCGGTTTCTGTTGGATCAGATGCAGTTGCCGGGGTTTCGATACCCGCCGGATGCGTATACTTACACCATTTTGATAAGCGCGTACTGTAGATATGGGATGCAGACCGGATGCAGGAAGGCGATAAGGAGGAGGATGTGGGAAGCTAACCGAATGTTTAGGGAGATGCTGTTCAGAGGGTTTGCACCTGATGTGGTTACTTACAATTGCTTGATCGATGGATGCTGCAAAACCAACAGGATTGGTCGGGCTTTGGAGCTGTTTGAAgatatgaagaagagagagtgcGTACCGAACCAGGTGACGTATAATTCTTTTATAAGATATTACAGTGTGACCAATGAGATAGAACGTGGGATcgagatgatgaggatgatggaGAAGATGGGTCACGGTGTAGCTGGTTCAAGCACGTACACGCCGCTGATACACGCTCTTGTTGAGACCAGGAGAGTGGCTGAGGCTCGGGATTTggtggtggagatggtggaggCCGGGTTGGTTCCTAGAGAGTATACTTATAAGTTGGTGTTGGATGCTCTGACCTCAGAAGGAATGGTGGGTACACTTGATGAAGAGGTGCATAAGAGAATGAGACAAGGTATAGACCAGAGATGTAGAAGAGTCATGAAGATCAAACCTGTCATGGCTAGAAA contains these protein-coding regions:
- the LOC106432395 gene encoding pentatricopeptide repeat-containing protein At1g77405, with protein sequence MKPSQPLSNRIIDQLAAAMIQNRPFDAVLASSTVASPWTHQLVSNILRSIPRFFFMSPRSIGRQKGFRHRSPLKQRNLREESARRRLEVLVLGPGAYIDPKKVSLGLHKATEFFFWIETHFGFEHNEITCREMACLFAKGNDFKGLWDFLRQVSRRENGGSVVTTSSITCLMKCLGEEGFVKEALATFYRMKEYHCKPDVYAYNTIINALCGVGNFKKARFLLDQMQLPGFRYPPDAYTYTILISAYCRYGMQTGCRKAIRRRMWEANRMFREMLFRGFAPDVVTYNCLIDGCCKTNRIGRALELFEDMKKRECVPNQVTYNSFIRYYSVTNEIERGIEMMRMMEKMGHGVAGSSTYTPLIHALVETRRVAEARDLVVEMVEAGLVPREYTYKLVLDALTSEGMVGTLDEEVHKRMRQGIDQRCRRVMKIKPVMARKEVVHDK